TTCCGATTATACACAGAAGTTCTGTAGAGATACCACTTTTCCGGTGGGGACTTTTGTGGTGAATGTATTGGGATGCCTGCTGATTGGTATTTTCATGGCCCAGCTGAAGATGGATCAGCATTTGAAATTCTTGCTGATAACAGGATTCTGTGGAGGTTTTACGACTTTCTCAGCGCTGTCAGCCGAGAACGTGGCACTTTGGTCCAACGGGAATTATTTGGTGCTGGCAGTTTATAGCCTGTCAAGTGTTATCATAGGATTTGGTGCGGTATATATCGGCTTGAAAATAGGGAGTAATTAAATTTTTCTCTTTGAATATTAGCTTATTAAAAGATTTATGCAAAAATCATTTGGTAACTAATTAAAAGCGTTTTATATTTGCACCACTGAAAACGGGAAACCTTTTCAGATTGGAGGAATGGCAGAGTGGTCGATTGCGGCAGTCTTGAAAACTGTTGACTGTAACAGGTCCCGGGGTTCGAATCCCTGTTCCTCCGCCCAAGTTTTTTATAACCTACTGTAAATCAGTAGGTTTTTTGCTTTTATAGATTTGCTATCCCCTTGGTTCCCACTAATTAAAATTTGAAAAAAGCCCTGATATGCAGGCACAGTTATAAATCTGCTTTTTGCAATATCTAACCTTGTCAAGGTTCTGAACCTTGACAAGGTTGACAAATTGACAAAATTGCTTGTAAAATAACCCCAACCGATTTTGGAATGGGGGCTATTACTTTATAGTGCTGCCATATAAACTCCCTATTTTCGTAATTTTTTACTCACCACCACAGCGAAGAATAAAGTCATTGTCCGCTATTGTCCGGTTTTGTCTGTCGGTGTCCTTTTATGCCCGTCTAAGTCGGCACCAAAAGCAGTTTTGTTGCAGGCTTGTTGCGGATTTGTTGCGGATTGCTTCGGAAAAATGGCCAATTTGGGAACAAGGATGGGAGAAGACCGGAAGGAAAGCCGAGGAGAGGCGCAGGCCGTGATATGGTTTCTGTGTCGTCTTTATCACTTTAATTAAAAAAATAAACGGGCAAACCGACATGTCCGGTCGCTTTATCAGGTTATCTTTACACAAAATAATAAACGATGGCAAAAATTGAACAGATGCTTCGGCTCAAATTTATCGAAGACTTTCTGCGCAGCCGCGGAAATCGGGG
This DNA window, taken from Chryseobacterium sp. 6424, encodes the following:
- the crcB gene encoding fluoride efflux transporter CrcB; translated protein: MKNLLCIFIGGGFGSVLRFLISDYTQKFCRDTTFPVGTFVVNVLGCLLIGIFMAQLKMDQHLKFLLITGFCGGFTTFSALSAENVALWSNGNYLVLAVYSLSSVIIGFGAVYIGLKIGSN